The following are encoded together in the Malaya genurostris strain Urasoe2022 chromosome 3, Malgen_1.1, whole genome shotgun sequence genome:
- the LOC131439236 gene encoding methylosome subunit pICln isoform X1 has product MVTIGEAFAPVEGIVYSAEDVKVKIGSNLIGPAGELHLTESSLIWTCEERNSSISIPWPRVGVQAISSNPEKCIYLMLDINLIWPGFYDGRPQNNGNENGDAGGEEEEDEHDEGHESDGSENEMTEMWLQPPTPQIVDEIYNAMRECQSLNPDPGAISEDEDYMEAEEDELQEVDDMRNLQLDDEDKFADAEE; this is encoded by the exons ATGGTTACAATCGGTGAAGCTTTTGCACCGGTCGAAGGAATTGTTTATTCTGCGGAGGATGTCAAGGTTAAAATCGGGAGCAATTTGATTGGTCCTGCAGGAGAGCTTCACCTTACTGAAAG CTCTCTGATTTGGACTTGCGAGGAACGCAACAGTAGCATTTCCATTCCATGGCCAAGAGTAGGTGTTCAAGCGATATCTTCCAACCCAGAAAAGTGCATCTATTTAATGCTAGATATCAATTTGATTTGGCCTGGCTTCTATGATGGACGACCTCAGAATAATGGTAATGAAAATGGTGATGCCGGTGGTgaggaagaagaagacgaacacGACGAAGGCCACGAATCGGATGGATCCGAAAACGAAATGACTGAGATGTGGCTGCAACCTCCGACGCCACAAATTGTCGATGAAATTTACAATGCCATGCGCGAATGTCAGAGTCTAAACCCGGACCCGGGTGCAATCAGCGAGGATGAAGATTACATGGAGGCTGAGGAAGACGAGTTGCAGGAAGTAGACGACATGAGAAATCTGCAGCTTGACG ACGAGGATAAGTTTGCCGATGCGGAGGAATAG
- the LOC131439236 gene encoding methylosome subunit pICln isoform X2, producing the protein MVTIGEAFAPVEGIVYSAEDVKVKIGSNLIGPAGELHLTESSLIWTCEERNSSISIPWPRVGVQAISSNPEKCIYLMLDINLIWPGFYDGRPQNNGNENGDAGGEEEEDEHDEGHESDGSENEMTEMWLQPPTPQIVDEIYNAMRECQSLNPDPGAISEDEDYMEAEEDELQEVDDMRNLQLDDNTDSYCRRG; encoded by the exons ATGGTTACAATCGGTGAAGCTTTTGCACCGGTCGAAGGAATTGTTTATTCTGCGGAGGATGTCAAGGTTAAAATCGGGAGCAATTTGATTGGTCCTGCAGGAGAGCTTCACCTTACTGAAAG CTCTCTGATTTGGACTTGCGAGGAACGCAACAGTAGCATTTCCATTCCATGGCCAAGAGTAGGTGTTCAAGCGATATCTTCCAACCCAGAAAAGTGCATCTATTTAATGCTAGATATCAATTTGATTTGGCCTGGCTTCTATGATGGACGACCTCAGAATAATGGTAATGAAAATGGTGATGCCGGTGGTgaggaagaagaagacgaacacGACGAAGGCCACGAATCGGATGGATCCGAAAACGAAATGACTGAGATGTGGCTGCAACCTCCGACGCCACAAATTGTCGATGAAATTTACAATGCCATGCGCGAATGTCAGAGTCTAAACCCGGACCCGGGTGCAATCAGCGAGGATGAAGATTACATGGAGGCTGAGGAAGACGAGTTGCAGGAAGTAGACGACATGAGAAATCTGCAGCTTGACG ataatactgattctTATTGCAGACGAGGATAA